In the Magnetospira sp. QH-2 genome, one interval contains:
- a CDS encoding glutamate synthase subunit beta — protein sequence MGKPTGFMEINRQAPGYAPVHQRIRHYREFAIQLDDRELGRQGARCMDCGIPFCHGGCPVDNLIPDWNHSVYRGRWEDALRTLHSTNNFPEFTGRVCPAPCEASCTLNLTDEAVTIKNIELNTIEKGWAANLVKPQIASHRTGKRIAVVGAGPAGLAAAQQLARAGHEVVVMEKNARMGGLMRYGIPDFKLEKWTIDRRMAQMQAEGVEFRSGCHVGVNIPTARLMEKYDAVVLACGSEKPRDLPVPGRDLDGVHFAMDFLTQQNKRVADEPFPEEHEIIARDKHVVVIGGGDTGSDCVGTSIRHGARSVTQIEIMPRPPKEEFKPTVWPKWPLKLRTSTSHEEGCERQWSVMTTSFEGVNGKLTKLNCVKVDDKMQPVAGTEFVLKADMALLAMGFVHPVHEGLVSDLELELDPRGNVLADYDNFQSSNSKVFSCGDMRRGQSLIVWAIKEGRRCARAVDGFLMGESRLPG from the coding sequence ATGGGCAAGCCGACCGGATTCATGGAAATCAACCGCCAAGCCCCGGGCTATGCCCCGGTGCACCAGCGGATCCGCCACTATCGGGAATTCGCCATCCAACTGGATGATCGGGAACTGGGCCGTCAGGGGGCCCGCTGCATGGATTGCGGCATTCCCTTCTGCCACGGTGGATGCCCGGTGGACAATCTCATCCCGGACTGGAACCATTCGGTCTATCGGGGGCGCTGGGAAGATGCTCTGCGCACCCTGCATTCGACCAATAATTTCCCCGAGTTCACCGGACGGGTCTGTCCGGCGCCCTGCGAGGCGTCTTGCACCTTGAACCTTACCGACGAAGCGGTGACCATCAAGAATATCGAGCTCAATACCATCGAGAAGGGCTGGGCCGCCAATCTGGTCAAGCCGCAGATTGCCAGCCACCGGACCGGCAAGCGCATTGCCGTGGTCGGGGCCGGTCCCGCCGGTCTGGCCGCTGCCCAGCAACTGGCCCGTGCCGGCCATGAGGTGGTGGTGATGGAAAAGAACGCCCGCATGGGCGGCCTGATGCGTTATGGCATTCCCGATTTCAAGCTGGAAAAATGGACCATTGACCGCCGCATGGCCCAAATGCAGGCCGAAGGTGTGGAGTTCCGCTCTGGCTGTCATGTGGGGGTCAATATCCCCACGGCCCGGCTGATGGAAAAATATGACGCCGTGGTTTTGGCCTGTGGATCGGAAAAGCCGCGCGATTTGCCGGTCCCGGGTCGGGATTTGGACGGCGTCCATTTCGCCATGGATTTCCTCACCCAGCAGAACAAGCGGGTGGCCGACGAACCGTTCCCCGAGGAACACGAAATTATCGCCCGCGACAAACATGTGGTGGTCATCGGTGGTGGCGATACCGGATCCGACTGCGTCGGCACCTCTATCCGCCATGGGGCGCGGAGCGTCACCCAGATCGAGATCATGCCCCGACCGCCGAAAGAAGAGTTCAAGCCGACGGTCTGGCCCAAGTGGCCCTTAAAGCTGCGCACATCGACCTCCCACGAGGAAGGCTGCGAGCGTCAGTGGAGCGTCATGACCACCTCGTTCGAGGGCGTCAACGGCAAGCTGACCAAACTCAACTGCGTCAAGGTCGATGACAAGATGCAGCCGGTGGCGGGCACCGAGTTCGTTCTCAAGGCCGACATGGCTCTATTGGCCATGGGCTTTGTCCATCCGGTTCATGAGGGTCTGGTCAGCGATCTCGAGCTGGAACTGGATCCGCGCGGCAACGTCTTGGCCGACTACGACAATTTCCAAAGCTCCAATTCCAAGGTGTTTTCCTGCGGCGACATGCGTCGGGGACAGTCCTTGATTGTCTGGGCGATCAAGGAAGGCCGCCGTTGCGCCCGCGCCGTGGATGGCTTCTTGATGGGGGAAAGCCGCCTGCCGGGGTGA
- a CDS encoding DUF6883 domain-containing protein, with translation MGRAKARFFIGIGFSRAEWPLLREALLAHGRSAQVLSTGETEFEKKYTVEGELRSPLGRIVLLRTVWFVAEGRIRPKLVTAYPVRSE, from the coding sequence TTGGGGCGGGCCAAGGCGCGTTTTTTCATAGGGATCGGATTCTCGCGCGCCGAATGGCCTCTTTTGCGGGAGGCACTGCTCGCTCATGGGAGATCTGCTCAGGTTCTATCAACGGGCGAGACAGAATTCGAAAAAAAGTATACGGTAGAGGGTGAATTGCGAAGCCCGTTGGGGCGCATCGTCCTCCTTCGGACGGTGTGGTTTGTCGCCGAAGGGCGAATACGGCCCAAACTTGTGACCGCTTATCCTGTTCGTTCGGAGTAA